Proteins from a genomic interval of Candidatus Nomurabacteria bacterium:
- a CDS encoding NUDIX domain-containing protein: protein MSQNQKSNKRVNYSNNQESKNSFSKREDKFSTEGQNKQLKSTSPLKSFGRIVKRPLIKEAVKEVTAGGVVYRINKAGVIEILLAQDSRDRWTIPKGHVEPGEITSQTAEREVREETDLQEMKVYEHLGKSTFQYRRQNTLVLMTMHIFLIEARGDTSAIRTVDPWMKSIGWFEFSTALDLIQYEAIETLMLVGLRKIRERTPGAKISA, encoded by the coding sequence ATGTCTCAAAATCAAAAGAGTAATAAAAGAGTAAACTACTCCAATAATCAAGAGAGCAAAAATTCTTTTAGCAAAAGAGAAGATAAATTTAGCACTGAAGGACAAAACAAGCAACTTAAGTCGACTTCTCCACTAAAAAGCTTCGGCAGAATTGTTAAAAGACCTCTTATAAAAGAGGCTGTTAAAGAGGTAACTGCTGGAGGGGTGGTTTATAGGATAAATAAAGCAGGGGTTATAGAAATATTACTCGCTCAAGACTCAAGGGATAGGTGGACCATACCTAAAGGCCATGTAGAACCAGGAGAGATTACTAGCCAAACTGCAGAAAGAGAAGTTAGAGAAGAGACTGATCTTCAGGAGATGAAAGTTTATGAGCACTTGGGTAAATCCACTTTCCAGTATAGACGCCAAAATACTTTAGTATTAATGACTATGCACATCTTTTTAATTGAAGCACGAGGAGATACCTCTGCAATTAGAACAGTCGATCCATGGATGAAGAGTATTGGGTGGTTTGAGTTCTCTACCGCGCTCGACTTAATACAGTATGAGGCAATTGAGACATTAATGTTAGTAGGATTAAGAAAAATAAGAGAAAGAACTCCTGGAGCTAAAATATCTGCTTAA
- the rsmA gene encoding ribosomal RNA small subunit methyltransferase A, whose product MPANKKLGQHWLQDPLILQAIADYAKLNKSDFVVEVGPGLGTLTSKLLKSDAKVLAIEFDEKLASDLPKSFPGKTNLEVVNSDIRTFNFEELQKNYKLVANLPYYISGIFFRNLIEMKNKPSLAVVLVQKEVAEKMAQSPENGNSNKLAMLINYFYKTELGIIVGIESFSPPPKVKSQVIILEPREETLFNIDFKRYSQLVKFSFSSPRKTLVNNLCAGLRISKQEVSTRLTQLNLNLETRAEELSLEQWQKLFRILA is encoded by the coding sequence ATGCCTGCTAATAAAAAGCTTGGTCAGCACTGGTTGCAAGATCCATTAATTCTGCAAGCAATTGCTGACTACGCTAAGCTTAATAAAAGTGATTTTGTCGTTGAGGTCGGACCAGGTTTAGGTACTCTCACATCTAAACTTTTAAAATCTGATGCTAAAGTTTTAGCAATAGAATTTGACGAAAAGCTAGCATCAGACTTACCAAAAAGCTTCCCAGGCAAAACTAATCTAGAAGTTGTAAATTCTGACATACGAACTTTTAACTTTGAGGAGCTCCAAAAGAATTACAAACTAGTAGCAAATCTACCTTACTACATCTCAGGTATATTTTTTAGAAACTTAATTGAGATGAAGAACAAGCCGTCACTGGCTGTAGTTTTAGTCCAGAAAGAGGTCGCAGAAAAAATGGCGCAGTCTCCAGAAAACGGTAACTCAAATAAACTTGCTATGCTTATAAACTACTTCTATAAAACAGAACTTGGGATTATTGTAGGTATAGAATCATTTTCTCCTCCGCCTAAAGTTAAATCTCAAGTTATTATTCTAGAACCAAGAGAAGAAACATTGTTTAACATAGACTTTAAAAGATATTCTCAACTTGTTAAGTTTAGCTTTTCGTCACCCAGAAAGACTCTAGTCAATAATCTCTGTGCAGGTCTTAGAATATCGAAACAAGAGGTCTCTACAAGATTGACCCAATTAAACTTAAACCTAGAGACCAGAGCAGAAGAATTAAGTTTAGAACAATGGCAAAAGTTATTCAGAATACTCGCTTAA
- a CDS encoding type II secretion system protein, with protein sequence MNLKKLDNKGYTALELLVVIVIFSVLGILFSYLLRQNAADARDVQRKRDISAIYFALEANKKDGQYPEVITQDNLVGIDPEALVDTNGIMLGNSGAEYRYYPADCSNALCKSYELKVTLEKEAEFIKKSAS encoded by the coding sequence ATGAATCTAAAAAAACTAGATAACAAAGGATACACAGCTTTAGAACTATTAGTTGTAATAGTAATATTTTCCGTTCTAGGTATATTATTTTCATATTTACTCAGACAAAATGCAGCAGATGCTCGTGATGTCCAACGAAAACGTGATATTAGTGCGATTTACTTTGCCCTAGAGGCTAATAAAAAAGATGGTCAGTACCCTGAAGTCATAACTCAGGATAACTTAGTTGGTATAGATCCAGAAGCACTCGTTGATACAAATGGTATTATGCTTGGCAACTCAGGAGCAGAGTATAGATACTATCCGGCAGACTGCAGTAATGCTCTTTGTAAATCTTACGAGCTTAAAGTTACCTTAGAAAAAGAAGCAGAATTCATCAAAAAATCAGCCTCTTAA
- a CDS encoding NUDIX hydrolase: MEEDKKVMCKVAIICGTKVLVLKRSWKVIYHPHRWDIPGGAKDFGESLEDAASRECLEEAGYEVDPTKLKLIDTQSKVRDGKPAERYCFAFYAEQEFEPRLSFEHSEYRWLEIGELDEVNLPNFYKDCIRACLADVELL; encoded by the coding sequence TTGGAAGAAGATAAAAAGGTGATGTGCAAGGTCGCAATTATTTGCGGGACGAAAGTCCTGGTATTAAAGCGCTCTTGGAAGGTCATCTATCATCCACATAGATGGGATATCCCTGGTGGAGCAAAAGACTTTGGCGAGAGTTTAGAGGATGCAGCTTCACGAGAATGTCTAGAAGAAGCTGGCTACGAAGTCGACCCTACTAAGCTTAAATTGATTGATACTCAGTCCAAGGTGCGTGATGGAAAGCCTGCGGAAAGATATTGCTTTGCTTTTTATGCTGAACAGGAATTTGAACCTAGGTTAAGCTTTGAGCACTCAGAATATAGGTGGCTAGAGATAGGCGAACTAGATGAAGTAAACTTACCAAACTTTTATAAAGATTGTATACGAGCTTGCTTAGCCGATGTCGAACTTCTCTAG
- a CDS encoding ABC transporter ATP-binding protein, with translation MRSIFKILKFSGHLWRYYLAIGLLSLTVAMLGQVMPLITRELIDGFSSGSLVRNSALLLVLAIFIADIAQTLLNNVNGYFGDQLSLKISNFLSDKFYEKILKLPQNYFDQELTGTIVSKLNRSTTGLAAFMQAFSNNLLGFIATTVFSLFFIFSISWVVGLVLLAIYPVYILMTVRSSGTWQNYENQKNELKDIAAGRFQEAISNIKTIKSFASEDSEHKYFNSTLEKLTPIHKKQSIFWNRKDVERKVVVNIIFGLVFIAIVQQLYSGAITIGDTVALIQFSLLVRVPIFMISYLVSQLQAATASSRDYFITLDQVEEDRSATEIIDKINGEIKFNNVEFSYKKGESVFKNINFEVKPGQKVALVGESGQGKSTLAHLLLKLYHPSSGTILLDGHDLNNLETVSLRKQIGLVLQEPALFSGTITENIAYGKPKASKKQVMEAAKAANADGFISKFKDGYNSYIGERGVKLSGGQKQRVAIARTILKDAPILILDEATSSLDSKAEKEVQIALDNLMHNKTTIIIAHRLSTISGADLIVTLKNGQIDEVGSPKELAKTGGVYSELLELQNSGTKEAKKKLEKFDIG, from the coding sequence ATGCGTAGTATTTTTAAAATTTTAAAATTCTCTGGTCATTTATGGCGATACTATCTTGCAATTGGGCTTTTAAGCTTAACAGTAGCCATGCTCGGGCAAGTAATGCCGCTGATAACAAGAGAATTAATAGACGGCTTTAGTTCGGGAAGTCTTGTCAGGAACTCAGCGCTATTATTAGTTCTTGCCATATTTATAGCAGACATTGCTCAAACACTTCTTAATAACGTAAATGGATATTTTGGTGACCAGTTAAGCTTAAAAATATCAAACTTTCTTTCAGATAAGTTCTATGAAAAGATTTTAAAACTACCTCAGAATTACTTCGACCAAGAATTAACCGGAACCATTGTCTCTAAGCTTAATCGCTCAACAACAGGTTTGGCCGCATTTATGCAGGCTTTTTCTAATAACTTATTAGGATTCATAGCAACTACTGTATTCTCCCTATTCTTTATATTTAGTATTAGTTGGGTTGTGGGACTAGTTCTTCTTGCAATTTATCCTGTTTATATTCTAATGACAGTTAGAAGTTCCGGTACTTGGCAAAATTATGAGAACCAAAAGAACGAATTAAAAGATATCGCTGCTGGACGTTTTCAAGAGGCAATAAGTAACATAAAGACTATCAAAAGTTTTGCATCAGAGGATAGCGAGCATAAGTATTTTAACTCAACTTTGGAGAAGCTTACTCCAATACATAAAAAGCAAAGTATTTTCTGGAATAGGAAAGATGTCGAGAGAAAAGTTGTAGTAAACATAATATTCGGCCTTGTCTTTATAGCTATTGTTCAGCAACTTTATTCTGGAGCAATCACAATTGGTGATACAGTTGCACTAATTCAATTCTCGCTTTTAGTAAGAGTTCCAATCTTCATGATCTCATATTTAGTAAGTCAGCTTCAGGCTGCAACTGCTAGCTCCAGAGACTACTTCATAACTTTAGACCAGGTTGAAGAAGATAGATCTGCCACAGAAATCATAGATAAAATAAATGGTGAGATTAAGTTTAATAATGTCGAGTTTTCATACAAAAAAGGTGAGTCAGTTTTTAAAAACATAAACTTTGAGGTCAAACCAGGACAAAAAGTAGCTCTTGTTGGAGAATCAGGCCAAGGTAAATCAACGTTAGCACACCTACTTCTAAAGCTTTATCATCCATCATCAGGAACAATTCTCCTAGATGGTCACGACCTAAATAATCTAGAGACAGTATCGCTCCGTAAACAAATCGGTTTAGTCTTACAAGAACCCGCACTTTTTTCCGGAACAATTACAGAAAACATAGCTTACGGAAAACCTAAAGCTAGCAAAAAGCAGGTTATGGAAGCAGCAAAAGCTGCCAATGCAGACGGGTTTATCTCTAAATTCAAAGATGGTTACAACTCTTATATCGGTGAGCGTGGAGTTAAGCTTAGTGGAGGTCAAAAACAGCGCGTAGCAATTGCTAGAACCATTTTAAAAGATGCACCAATTCTGATCCTAGATGAAGCAACAAGCTCACTAGATTCTAAAGCCGAGAAAGAAGTACAAATTGCTCTTGATAATCTTATGCATAACAAGACTACAATTATTATTGCGCACAGGCTATCAACAATCTCTGGTGCGGATCTTATTGTAACTTTAAAGAATGGTCAGATAGATGAAGTTGGCTCACCAAAAGAACTCGCCAAAACTGGTGGGGTTTACTCAGAGCTTTTAGAGCTCCAAAACTCTGGCACAAAAGAAGCCAAAAAGAAGCTAGAGAAGTTCGACATCGGCTAA
- a CDS encoding exopolysaccharide biosynthesis protein produces the protein MSKKQTKLEKDFSFELSNWLKSDNTKSLLELDTFFGDKTFAILFMFMMAASALPIPTGGVTDVFAIITVLFSAQLILGRKNLWLPKRWRKMKLNKLFLNKLLPGLVKLIRWLEKYSNPRLSWVFKGRLSDILLGLSVAVLAIATIAAPPFSGLDTIPALGVVIISAGIVLKDGLMTLIGWTIGASGILIQLLLGKAAVELFQRVF, from the coding sequence ATGAGCAAAAAGCAAACTAAATTAGAAAAAGACTTTAGTTTTGAGCTTTCTAACTGGTTAAAGTCCGATAATACAAAATCACTACTAGAGCTTGACACTTTTTTTGGTGATAAGACTTTTGCAATTTTATTTATGTTTATGATGGCGGCAAGTGCTCTGCCGATACCAACAGGGGGTGTAACTGATGTCTTTGCGATCATTACTGTATTGTTTTCTGCTCAGCTTATTTTGGGGAGAAAAAACTTGTGGCTACCTAAGCGCTGGAGAAAGATGAAGTTAAACAAATTGTTTTTGAATAAACTTTTGCCTGGATTAGTAAAATTAATAAGATGGTTAGAAAAATATTCAAACCCAAGGCTTAGTTGGGTTTTTAAAGGAAGATTATCAGATATACTACTAGGATTATCTGTAGCTGTACTGGCAATTGCTACAATTGCAGCGCCTCCTTTTTCTGGGCTTGACACAATTCCGGCACTTGGAGTGGTAATAATATCAGCAGGCATAGTCTTAAAGGATGGACTAATGACATTAATAGGCTGGACAATTGGTGCAAGTGGGATCTTGATTCAGCTGTTGTTAGGTAAGGCTGCTGTTGAGCTCTTTCAAAGAGTTTTTTGA
- a CDS encoding WhiB family transcriptional regulator, whose protein sequence is MDTEDCPPGYTDEAEEALRKHKSEHRASNAGSFASKSKVLRDGIESNGWQDFANCLGTDPELFFPERGASTREAKEVCKGCAVREDCLGYAMSKGERFGIWGGLSERERRRIRSQRAIARRKELEQEVAKASSDSST, encoded by the coding sequence ATGGATACTGAAGATTGTCCTCCAGGCTATACTGACGAGGCGGAAGAGGCGCTTCGAAAACATAAATCAGAACATAGGGCTAGTAATGCTGGCTCTTTTGCTTCAAAGTCTAAAGTGTTAAGAGACGGAATAGAATCAAATGGATGGCAAGATTTTGCCAATTGTTTAGGGACTGATCCCGAACTTTTCTTTCCTGAAAGAGGGGCATCTACTAGAGAGGCCAAAGAAGTATGTAAAGGATGTGCAGTCAGAGAGGATTGTTTAGGTTACGCAATGTCTAAAGGAGAAAGGTTTGGCATATGGGGAGGATTAAGCGAACGTGAACGTAGACGTATTAGAAGTCAAAGAGCAATTGCTCGGCGGAAAGAGTTGGAGCAAGAAGTGGCAAAAGCATCAAGTGATTCTTCAACTTAA
- a CDS encoding ComEC/Rec2 family competence protein, protein MLTKPQPFNRQSHFITLLSLVVLLSIYLGKIFTFNFTIQISKVWTVTLFTGAFLIYKSKHKSGRLLTLLICTGLIFISSSNFQNSLKTYDQLFGRQLSLIAIVQDDAAYNQYGDYEFNITKVKFIEDQQYLPGRIRIRTKQNIAVYRGDSIFVEGKLKPALGSRTGSISYANIEVLDSSPSTLEKVRLKFFASVYSSLPEPHASLGIGFLAGVRSSITKDFQDQLSRVGLTHIIAVSGYNLTILVLAVSKLGKKLSKYQRALISLSLIFTFLLITGFSPSVVRAAVVCIISISCSFVGRKISPLNLILISAAITSIFNPTYLLEDIGWWLSFLAFFGVLILAPAITDQIYRNKDKRPGLIISMIIESVCAQIMTAPLIAHVFGTFSVISILANILVVSWIPFIMLLVLIVGVIGMYDFEQLRFIALLPKVILTPIIIVIERLSSLSWASIQLKFSQLGMVVCYLLIGVLIRLLNKKIVRRE, encoded by the coding sequence ATGCTTACCAAGCCACAGCCTTTTAATCGCCAGTCTCACTTTATTACCCTTTTAAGCTTAGTTGTTTTATTGTCAATTTATTTAGGTAAGATATTTACTTTTAACTTTACAATACAAATATCTAAAGTTTGGACTGTAACTTTATTTACTGGAGCATTCTTAATCTATAAATCGAAACATAAATCAGGCAGACTATTAACCCTACTAATATGTACCGGTTTAATATTTATCAGCTCATCAAACTTTCAAAATAGTTTAAAAACTTATGATCAGTTATTTGGGAGACAGTTAAGTCTCATTGCCATCGTTCAAGATGATGCAGCTTATAACCAGTACGGTGATTATGAATTTAATATTACCAAAGTAAAGTTTATAGAAGACCAACAATACTTACCTGGCAGAATCAGAATTAGAACTAAGCAAAATATCGCAGTTTACAGGGGGGATAGTATATTTGTTGAAGGCAAGCTTAAGCCAGCATTAGGATCTAGAACAGGTTCAATCTCGTATGCAAATATTGAAGTCTTAGACTCAAGTCCATCTACTTTAGAAAAAGTAAGGTTAAAATTTTTTGCATCAGTCTATTCGTCCCTACCTGAGCCTCACGCTTCACTGGGCATTGGTTTTCTTGCAGGAGTTAGATCTTCAATTACCAAAGACTTTCAAGATCAATTATCGAGAGTAGGCTTAACACATATTATTGCCGTTAGTGGTTATAACTTAACAATTTTAGTCTTAGCCGTAAGTAAATTGGGTAAAAAACTTTCTAAGTATCAAAGAGCGCTTATATCTTTAAGCTTAATATTTACTTTTTTGTTAATTACTGGTTTCTCTCCAAGTGTAGTTCGAGCAGCAGTAGTATGTATAATCTCAATTTCATGTAGCTTTGTGGGAAGAAAAATATCACCACTAAACTTAATCTTAATATCCGCAGCAATTACATCTATCTTTAATCCCACCTATCTTTTAGAGGACATTGGTTGGTGGCTTAGCTTTTTAGCATTTTTCGGAGTCTTAATATTAGCTCCCGCAATAACAGATCAAATATATAGAAACAAAGATAAAAGACCAGGATTAATCATCTCAATGATTATAGAGTCTGTATGCGCCCAAATAATGACGGCACCGCTCATCGCACATGTATTTGGTACGTTTTCAGTAATATCCATTTTAGCCAACATACTAGTTGTGTCATGGATTCCTTTCATTATGCTCTTAGTTTTAATTGTAGGAGTTATCGGTATGTATGATTTTGAGCAGCTAAGATTTATAGCTCTACTGCCTAAAGTTATTTTAACGCCAATAATCATAGTGATTGAAAGATTGTCTTCCCTCTCTTGGGCTTCTATACAACTTAAGTTTAGTCAACTTGGTATGGTAGTTTGCTATCTATTAATTGGTGTCCTAATAAGATTATTAAATAAAAAGATAGTGAGAAGAGAATAA
- the rpmF gene encoding 50S ribosomal protein L32 has product MAKNTVPKRRTSHRKTGLRRSHLRLTLARAVNSKSPVKAFTTKKESGKKVTSQVRAKK; this is encoded by the coding sequence ATGGCAAAAAATACAGTCCCTAAGAGGCGAACCTCACACAGAAAAACTGGCCTTAGAAGGTCTCATTTAAGGTTAACACTAGCTAGAGCTGTTAATAGCAAGAGTCCGGTAAAAGCTTTTACCACAAAAAAAGAGAGCGGTAAAAAAGTCACTTCTCAAGTCCGAGCAAAAAAGTAA
- the nusB gene encoding transcription antitermination factor NusB → MAANRHLGRIVAMQALYEYFVRSSLKDPNLAIEDISARALSVHRENIQDTEFVSNVIIGVVNKQEELDNLWLPFATNWPLDQIPMVEVSIIRLAVYELKFPYQDVPYKVAIDEAVELAKQFGGDNAAKFINGVLGSVYKSISQDQKTKTKNVKTK, encoded by the coding sequence ATGGCGGCAAACCGGCACCTTGGCAGAATAGTAGCAATGCAGGCTCTTTACGAGTACTTTGTTCGGAGTAGTCTTAAAGATCCTAACCTTGCCATTGAAGATATATCTGCTAGAGCCCTTTCTGTCCATAGAGAAAACATTCAAGACACTGAGTTTGTTAGTAATGTAATAATCGGTGTAGTAAATAAACAAGAAGAGCTGGATAATCTTTGGCTACCATTCGCGACAAACTGGCCTCTTGATCAAATACCTATGGTAGAAGTGTCTATCATTCGTCTTGCAGTATATGAACTAAAGTTCCCATATCAAGACGTCCCCTATAAAGTTGCCATTGACGAAGCCGTGGAGCTGGCTAAACAGTTTGGTGGGGATAACGCTGCTAAATTTATCAATGGTGTACTCGGTAGTGTTTACAAAAGTATATCTCAAGATCAGAAAACCAAAACAAAAAACGTTAAAACTAAGTAA
- the rnc gene encoding ribonuclease III produces MPRQSLKPKPQEVPHGVQSQKSNQNSGIFFQGVDMSDYQTFCKEIIKKEFSNLGLLLNAFTHRSYVNEHKKSKFKNNERLEFLGDAVLELAVTRYLYSKYPDEPEGVLTAWRSALVRTESIGAVADALEMDKLLRLSKGEKLNLERSRLQILANTFEAFVGALYLEFGFGTAEQFISDNLLTKTQTMIETESWRDPKSILQELAQSKFGVPPVYRVLDEYGPDHDKSFTLGAFIKGKIYGQGTGHSKQTAQQAAASKALEELGA; encoded by the coding sequence ATGCCACGACAAAGTTTAAAACCAAAACCTCAAGAAGTACCTCATGGGGTTCAATCTCAGAAATCAAATCAAAATTCCGGAATATTCTTCCAAGGTGTTGATATGTCAGATTATCAAACTTTCTGTAAAGAAATTATTAAAAAAGAGTTTTCAAACCTAGGCTTATTACTAAATGCTTTTACTCACCGGAGCTATGTAAATGAGCATAAGAAATCTAAATTTAAAAACAACGAGAGATTAGAGTTCTTAGGAGATGCAGTGCTAGAGTTGGCAGTAACTAGATATCTCTACTCAAAATATCCTGATGAGCCAGAAGGAGTACTAACAGCTTGGAGATCTGCTTTAGTCCGTACAGAAAGCATTGGCGCAGTTGCTGACGCCCTAGAAATGGATAAGCTCCTGAGATTAAGTAAAGGAGAAAAATTAAACCTTGAGAGGTCTCGTCTACAAATACTTGCAAATACTTTTGAGGCATTTGTTGGTGCGCTATATCTTGAATTCGGTTTTGGAACTGCAGAGCAGTTTATATCAGATAATTTACTAACCAAAACTCAGACTATGATAGAAACTGAGAGTTGGCGTGATCCAAAGTCTATACTGCAAGAACTAGCTCAGTCCAAGTTTGGTGTTCCACCTGTATACAGAGTTTTGGATGAATATGGTCCAGACCATGATAAAAGTTTTACTCTGGGTGCGTTTATAAAGGGTAAAATATATGGTCAAGGCACTGGACACAGCAAACAAACTGCACAACAAGCCGCCGCCAGTAAAGCTCTAGAGGAGTTAGGCGCTTAG
- a CDS encoding FAD-binding oxidoreductase, translated as MSNKIAEYLREHVSGEVSSDSRTLDFFSTDGSVLTVAPRLAVYPKNAQDVRKVLRFCWRLAEKGTILPITARGSGTDQAGGALGDGIILTLPAHINKLLSLDAKTGLVTVQPGINYRSLQTTLNSHGLFLPPYPSSIDYSTIGGAVANNASGVRTVKYGDTRQMTKALDVVLSNGDTIYTTRLSKKELAKKKSLHTFEGEIYRQVDDLIHEVGDFLEQSELGTTKNSSGYALSQVVGKDGSFDLTPLIVGSQGTLGVVTAAQLQASLHNTNSSMIMVGLTRLEDLSELNLNTLSLTPSALEIVDKNLLNQVHKLQPNQLNGLLEEPYPNFILIVEFDDQKEKDQAKKVKRFKAFAEDVEATILAETNDPDDREKIWQVRNSAAIIMGEVHSGKAAVPIIEDGCVPPGNFTKLISGTYSLFSKYNLDVAVWGHAGDANIHLQPMLNLSILGDRQKAFKIMDAYYGLVLDLGGTISGEHNDGRLRAPYMKTMYPASIYEAFARVKQIFDPYNILNPGVKFGTTKEDLVLMMRHEFESAHWRKRLPMSS; from the coding sequence ATGAGTAATAAGATCGCAGAATACCTCCGAGAACATGTTTCGGGCGAGGTCTCCTCAGATAGTCGAACCCTTGATTTCTTTTCTACCGATGGAAGTGTACTAACAGTTGCCCCAAGATTAGCCGTTTATCCAAAAAATGCGCAAGATGTAAGGAAAGTCCTAAGATTCTGTTGGCGTCTTGCCGAAAAAGGGACTATTTTACCAATTACTGCCCGTGGTTCTGGTACTGATCAGGCTGGTGGCGCTTTAGGAGATGGAATTATCTTAACCCTCCCTGCACACATAAACAAACTCTTAAGTTTAGATGCAAAGACAGGCTTAGTCACAGTCCAGCCAGGCATTAATTACAGATCATTACAGACTACATTAAATAGCCACGGATTATTTTTACCTCCATATCCAAGTAGTATAGATTACTCAACAATCGGAGGAGCAGTAGCCAATAATGCCTCAGGAGTAAGAACTGTTAAATATGGTGATACCCGTCAAATGACTAAAGCATTAGATGTTGTTCTTTCAAACGGAGATACAATTTATACGACCCGCTTAAGCAAAAAAGAACTTGCAAAAAAGAAGTCATTGCATACTTTTGAGGGTGAAATATATAGACAAGTCGATGATTTAATCCACGAAGTTGGTGATTTTTTAGAGCAATCTGAACTAGGAACGACAAAAAACTCCTCTGGATATGCTCTTTCTCAAGTTGTTGGTAAAGATGGATCTTTTGATCTAACTCCACTTATTGTCGGCTCACAAGGAACGCTAGGTGTCGTAACGGCTGCTCAGCTCCAGGCAAGCTTACATAATACAAATTCGTCTATGATTATGGTCGGGTTAACCAGGTTAGAGGATTTATCTGAGTTAAACTTAAATACATTAAGCTTAACACCTTCAGCGCTTGAGATAGTTGATAAGAATTTGCTTAATCAAGTTCACAAATTACAGCCGAATCAATTAAATGGATTACTAGAAGAGCCATATCCGAATTTTATCTTGATAGTCGAGTTCGATGACCAAAAAGAAAAAGATCAAGCAAAAAAAGTAAAAAGATTTAAAGCTTTTGCAGAGGATGTTGAAGCAACCATTCTTGCAGAAACTAATGATCCTGATGACCGTGAAAAAATCTGGCAAGTTAGAAACTCTGCTGCGATAATTATGGGAGAAGTACATAGTGGTAAAGCTGCAGTGCCAATTATTGAAGATGGATGTGTCCCACCAGGAAATTTCACTAAACTTATTTCTGGGACCTATTCATTATTTAGTAAATATAATCTCGATGTGGCTGTATGGGGTCATGCTGGCGATGCAAATATACATCTTCAACCCATGCTAAACCTAAGCATTTTAGGCGATCGCCAAAAAGCATTTAAAATTATGGATGCATACTATGGATTAGTTTTAGATCTAGGCGGAACAATATCTGGAGAGCATAATGACGGACGTTTGCGCGCTCCATATATGAAGACAATGTATCCAGCAAGTATATATGAGGCTTTTGCCAGGGTTAAACAGATCTTTGACCCATATAATATATTAAATCCAGGAGTCAAATTTGGTACTACTAAAGAAGATCTAGTATTAATGATGCGTCATGAGTTTGAGTCAGCCCACTGGCGTAAACGTCTCCCAATGAGTAGTTAG
- a CDS encoding M48 family metallopeptidase, whose protein sequence is MHTHSSSKNKLKSNLIIVGLLAFTSLLGWLYYQFTGNIFGVYYSVLFGAVYALISYFTASKVALKLNRAKEISKKDYPKIFKMVEGLTKKAGLPMPKLYIVNDSAANAFATGRSPEKAHVAVTTGILEVLSDEELEAVLAHEISHVKNYDIRLMMIVFACITSLNLILDFFLRSVLFGDDNRGGFLSYIVISILSSFVGILIQAAISRQREYAADLSGAEITNQPKQLANALRKISTKGSKLKVQSSATAHLFLANPLKASSLSKLFSTHPPIEERIKVLESL, encoded by the coding sequence ATGCATACACATTCGAGTTCTAAAAATAAGCTTAAATCAAACTTAATTATTGTAGGCCTTCTGGCCTTTACATCCCTTTTAGGTTGGCTCTATTACCAATTTACTGGCAATATATTCGGAGTCTATTATTCAGTCCTTTTCGGAGCAGTTTACGCTTTAATCAGCTACTTTACAGCCTCTAAAGTTGCTCTTAAGCTTAATAGAGCCAAAGAAATCTCAAAAAAAGACTATCCGAAGATCTTTAAAATGGTTGAAGGTCTAACAAAAAAAGCAGGACTGCCGATGCCAAAGCTCTATATTGTAAACGATTCTGCGGCTAACGCTTTTGCAACAGGAAGATCTCCAGAAAAAGCCCACGTAGCAGTAACGACCGGAATCTTAGAAGTTCTATCAGACGAAGAGCTAGAGGCTGTACTTGCGCACGAGATCTCACATGTCAAAAACTACGATATTCGTCTAATGATGATTGTATTTGCTTGCATTACATCACTAAACTTAATTCTCGACTTCTTCTTACGTTCAGTATTATTCGGAGATGATAACCGTGGTGGCTTCTTAAGCTATATTGTAATCTCAATTCTCTCTAGCTTTGTTGGAATATTAATCCAAGCCGCAATCTCTAGGCAGAGAGAATACGCAGCGGATCTCTCAGGGGCTGAGATAACTAACCAACCAAAACAACTTGCTAATGCTCTTAGGAAGATCAGCACTAAAGGATCTAAACTTAAAGTTCAATCTAGTGCTACTGCTCATCTATTCTTAGCAAATCCTCTAAAGGCCTCGTCTCTATCTAAATTATTTTCAACACACCCTCCAATTGAAGAGCGCATTAAAGTTCTAGAAAGTCTTTAA